From the genome of Flavipsychrobacter sp., one region includes:
- a CDS encoding DUF4373 domain-containing protein codes for MNKKESYWFAHDSNARSDAKIIAMMQQYGMEGYGRWWVLLERLRKEQNYKYNINTKFAYNVLAQELCCSNEGAKKFIAACIEEYELLQTDGVSIWSTGLNARMEHLDRKRAIMSERGRKGAAVTNAKRAIAKQNKQGDKSAKQTKKQPSAPSVGAVVISLEGKEVSAAKEQLLEKLRQNALADERRFVYPYCAGGLEKEELAAWLGAFNKHLSFIGDVVKTEKDYRTHFAAWFKFRDVANQRPEDYSPIPKNVALPKVVPVAKFMKTPAQLAAERQRKSLLKKQG; via the coding sequence ATGAACAAAAAAGAAAGCTATTGGTTTGCCCACGACAGCAATGCCCGTAGCGATGCGAAGATAATAGCCATGATGCAGCAGTATGGGATGGAAGGGTATGGCAGATGGTGGGTGCTGCTAGAGCGCCTGCGCAAAGAGCAAAACTATAAGTATAACATCAATACCAAATTTGCCTACAACGTGCTGGCACAAGAGCTATGCTGTAGCAATGAGGGAGCAAAAAAATTTATCGCGGCTTGTATAGAAGAGTATGAGCTGTTGCAAACAGATGGAGTAAGCATATGGTCTACCGGGCTGAATGCAAGAATGGAACATCTGGATAGGAAGCGAGCTATAATGAGCGAGCGCGGGCGAAAGGGAGCAGCAGTAACCAATGCCAAACGCGCTATTGCCAAACAAAACAAACAAGGGGATAAGAGCGCGAAACAAACAAAAAAACAACCGTCTGCGCCATCGGTAGGTGCGGTAGTCATTAGCCTGGAAGGGAAGGAAGTATCTGCTGCCAAAGAACAACTTCTCGAAAAGCTAAGGCAAAATGCACTTGCTGATGAGCGGCGGTTTGTTTACCCCTATTGTGCAGGCGGGCTGGAGAAAGAAGAGCTGGCAGCATGGTTGGGAGCGTTCAACAAGCACCTGTCTTTTATAGGCGATGTGGTGAAGACCGAGAAAGATTACCGTACCCATTTTGCGGCGTGGTTCAAGTTTAGAGATGTGGCCAACCAGCGCCCCGAAGACTATTCGCCTATACCTAAAAATGTAGCCCTACCCAAGGTTGTGCCTGTAGCCAAGTTTATGAAAACACCTGCACAGCTGGCGGCAGAGCGTCAAAGAAAAAGCTTATTGAAAAAACAAGGATAA
- a CDS encoding SBBP repeat-containing protein, whose protein sequence is MKKMLLNHKVTGFLLLFLFANISITAREVETKGMQKTPFSFIENRGQITDQHYQERKDVQFKLQTNSVAIFIGNGAIHYQWSRLSNPEEVNAKPQNPWNQSAAVDDGSDFSTPTAKYDAYRMDVVLLGANPNATLIKQEQQDYYEQYYLASTTAKARSFNRVVYQNIYPNIDWVLYTNDDGLKYDFVVRPGGNINDIKIQYKGAKELSIKDGAIIAKNDFGSITEAAPLSYMQEGNTVASAYTLEKDIISFDVAKYDAQATLIIDPSLEWATYYGSTSADYSYALVADSAGNVYMAGSTYNSSNIVTVGSYQTSYAGNKDAMVVKFTEAGIRIWATYYGGTGEDDFFSATTDDSHNIYLAGLTGSTSGMTTVGAHQTTYGGGSSDCFLVKMTPSGGRLWATYFGGAGNEKTNVEYQVFVGCDSSNNLYMVGNTRSTTGIASSGAHQNTNGGNIDGFVAKFNTNGVRQWATYIGGADNDNMRKLAFDNAGNVFVAGEMRSGGKATTGAHQTAIGGNNDAYLIKFNSSGVEQWATYYGGSGSDSPQGLSLDYSGSYIFMSGSTNSQSGIVTSGAHSTSLNGGNNASASDAFLVKFTNAGVRLWGTYFGGAAVDHSGDLIIDGAGNPGFTGTTSSTSGIATATAHQQTSGGNSNFDAMFVIFTQAGTLSWASYYGGGSQDYGYGINNAAQNIIYITGFTSSTNNIALSGHQNTMAGASDAFLAKFTPDTTSFIFQPFTDTVHCVEDTFTVQYGVTSKFYNNNTFTVQLSDASGNFSSPVNIGTRTDSIGGNILCTIPSNTTGGSGYRIRIVGTAPVDTSFDNGNTIDIKPKPVKPIATTNSPACDNDTLKLYANSTTPGVSYLWTGPFSFFSGQQNPIRTNIVTAYSGNYIVTANLNGCTRADTAVATIVHAANTPTVTANTPVCGGDSIKLSVSSTSAGVTYSWTGPGGYTSTSATPAIPNATTGMSGTYIGSALLNGCTSSASVNVTVIPKITFSPSILVTPGTTVCPTTDLVFNVNNVPSGSTIYSWSGPNGFSSNLSNPTRYNSQKVDSGYYKVTVTKNACSIEEDSVFVAITDTITAPNITSNSPVCEGDTLSIIVTSIYSNPNYVITEANGQINSGVQNITYSKATMANNGRHTVVLTVNGCTAYDTTFVTIKPTPPSPTVINNGPVCEGQTVQLTGTTGVGGVSFDWMGPNGFSSTIAKPTVSNITAAGGGIYTLRTILNGCKSDPASTTVVVNNNPKPNVSSNTPVCENAAINFTNTGGAVGTTYTWTGPGGFTSNGTEPIRNNAKTADGGNYVVTAKTAEGCEGKDTTYVEVVKLPEQPKISTNSPVCEEDELILREEANSATDITYTWTGPNNFSTTGKITSLNPVQALATGRYFVAAGRRGCILTDSADVFIKPKPLTPKPLSNAPITLGQEIFLSLDNEQPNTTYTWTGPGGLNVDGTTASIPKAITSSEGTYTITATLNGCTSLATIYVDVLPIKPNEDDLILYPNPNHGRFRVRGELTFDQKLSMEVINSLGMVVHKEETESVNKQVDHEIVVEGYLASGVYFFRTNINGKNITIKFTLY, encoded by the coding sequence ATGAAGAAAATGTTACTTAATCATAAAGTGACTGGATTTCTATTGCTTTTTCTTTTTGCCAATATCAGCATTACAGCTCGTGAGGTAGAAACAAAAGGCATGCAGAAAACACCTTTTAGTTTTATAGAAAATAGAGGACAAATAACTGACCAACATTATCAAGAGAGAAAGGATGTACAGTTTAAACTACAAACTAATAGTGTAGCTATTTTTATAGGTAATGGTGCTATACACTATCAGTGGAGCCGCCTAAGCAACCCTGAGGAGGTAAACGCCAAACCGCAAAACCCTTGGAACCAATCAGCAGCAGTTGATGATGGCAGCGACTTTAGCACGCCTACAGCAAAATACGATGCCTACAGAATGGACGTAGTACTTCTTGGTGCTAACCCCAATGCCACACTAATAAAACAAGAACAACAAGACTACTACGAGCAATACTACCTTGCCTCTACCACTGCTAAGGCGCGCAGCTTTAATAGAGTTGTATATCAAAATATTTACCCAAATATAGACTGGGTACTCTATACCAACGACGATGGATTGAAATATGACTTTGTAGTGCGCCCAGGAGGTAATATCAACGACATCAAGATACAATACAAAGGAGCTAAAGAACTCAGCATAAAGGATGGTGCTATTATTGCAAAAAACGATTTTGGTAGCATTACCGAAGCAGCACCTTTGAGTTATATGCAAGAAGGCAATACCGTTGCCTCGGCTTATACACTTGAAAAAGACATTATCAGTTTTGATGTAGCAAAATATGATGCACAAGCTACTTTGATAATTGACCCTTCACTAGAGTGGGCTACCTACTATGGCAGCACCAGTGCCGACTATAGCTATGCCTTGGTTGCCGACTCGGCAGGCAATGTATACATGGCAGGCTCTACATACAACTCCAGCAATATTGTTACCGTTGGGTCTTACCAAACCAGCTATGCAGGTAATAAAGATGCCATGGTTGTAAAGTTTACCGAAGCGGGCATACGCATATGGGCTACATACTACGGTGGCACAGGCGAAGATGATTTCTTCTCAGCGACTACTGATGATAGCCATAATATTTACCTAGCAGGCCTTACAGGCAGCACATCGGGTATGACGACTGTGGGCGCACACCAAACTACTTATGGTGGTGGTAGCTCAGACTGCTTCTTAGTAAAAATGACCCCATCAGGTGGTAGACTATGGGCTACCTACTTTGGTGGTGCAGGCAACGAAAAAACAAACGTAGAGTATCAGGTATTTGTAGGTTGCGACTCTTCTAACAACCTATACATGGTGGGCAACACCCGTAGTACTACAGGCATTGCTTCATCTGGAGCACACCAAAATACCAATGGAGGAAATATTGATGGCTTTGTGGCCAAGTTTAATACGAACGGTGTTCGTCAATGGGCTACCTATATTGGTGGTGCAGATAATGACAATATGCGTAAACTAGCATTCGACAATGCAGGCAATGTATTTGTAGCTGGAGAAATGCGCAGTGGTGGTAAAGCAACAACGGGGGCACACCAAACCGCAATAGGGGGAAACAACGATGCTTATCTTATCAAATTCAACAGCTCGGGTGTAGAGCAATGGGCTACTTATTACGGAGGCTCAGGTAGCGACTCCCCGCAAGGACTAAGCCTTGACTATAGCGGTAGCTACATCTTCATGTCGGGCTCTACCAATAGCCAATCTGGTATTGTTACCTCGGGTGCACATAGTACTAGCCTTAATGGTGGTAACAATGCAAGTGCGTCCGATGCATTCTTGGTAAAGTTTACTAATGCAGGTGTGAGGCTTTGGGGTACCTATTTTGGTGGTGCAGCGGTAGACCATAGTGGCGACTTAATTATAGACGGCGCTGGCAACCCCGGCTTTACCGGTACTACCAGTAGTACTTCGGGCATAGCTACAGCTACAGCACACCAGCAAACCAGCGGAGGTAATAGCAACTTCGATGCGATGTTCGTTATCTTCACTCAAGCTGGTACATTAAGCTGGGCTAGCTACTATGGTGGTGGTAGCCAAGACTATGGTTACGGCATCAACAATGCGGCTCAAAACATCATTTACATTACAGGCTTTACCAGCAGTACGAATAATATTGCACTAAGTGGACATCAAAACACCATGGCTGGCGCCTCAGATGCTTTCTTGGCCAAATTTACGCCAGACACAACCTCTTTCATCTTCCAACCATTTACAGACACCGTGCATTGTGTTGAAGATACTTTCACTGTACAATATGGAGTTACTTCAAAGTTTTACAACAATAATACTTTTACTGTACAACTATCTGATGCGAGCGGAAACTTTAGCTCACCAGTGAACATAGGCACAAGAACCGACTCCATTGGTGGTAATATTCTTTGTACCATACCAAGCAATACTACAGGTGGCAGCGGCTATCGTATTCGCATTGTGGGCACAGCGCCGGTAGATACATCTTTTGACAATGGTAATACTATTGACATAAAACCCAAACCTGTAAAACCAATAGCAACGACCAACTCTCCAGCTTGTGATAACGACACTTTGAAGTTGTATGCCAATTCTACCACACCTGGTGTCTCTTATTTATGGACAGGGCCGTTTAGTTTCTTCAGTGGGCAACAAAACCCGATACGTACTAATATTGTAACCGCCTATTCAGGCAACTATATTGTAACTGCCAATCTCAATGGCTGTACCCGTGCTGATACTGCAGTAGCTACCATAGTGCATGCTGCAAATACACCAACCGTTACCGCCAACACACCTGTATGTGGTGGAGACTCTATAAAGCTTAGCGTTTCGAGTACTTCAGCGGGTGTTACCTATTCATGGACGGGGCCGGGAGGTTATACCTCTACCAGTGCTACACCTGCCATACCCAATGCAACAACAGGCATGTCTGGCACTTATATAGGCTCGGCACTTTTAAACGGCTGTACCAGTAGTGCATCGGTAAATGTTACCGTGATACCAAAGATCACGTTCTCACCATCGATACTCGTTACACCCGGCACAACAGTATGCCCTACTACCGACCTAGTATTTAATGTCAACAATGTACCATCGGGCTCTACTATATATAGCTGGTCCGGTCCTAACGGATTCAGCTCTAACCTGAGCAACCCTACCAGATATAACAGTCAAAAAGTAGACTCGGGCTACTATAAGGTAACCGTTACTAAAAATGCCTGCTCTATAGAAGAGGATAGTGTTTTTGTAGCTATTACCGATACTATTACAGCGCCTAACATTACCTCTAACTCACCCGTGTGTGAAGGAGACACCTTAAGCATTATAGTAACTAGCATCTACAGTAATCCTAATTATGTGATCACTGAGGCTAATGGACAGATCAACTCTGGTGTACAAAACATAACTTACAGCAAAGCCACAATGGCTAATAATGGTAGACATACCGTGGTGCTGACAGTAAATGGCTGTACTGCATACGATACCACTTTTGTTACCATAAAACCAACTCCGCCATCACCTACCGTTATCAACAACGGGCCTGTATGTGAAGGGCAGACCGTACAACTTACTGGCACTACTGGAGTGGGCGGCGTTAGCTTCGACTGGATGGGACCTAACGGATTCAGCTCTACCATTGCCAAGCCTACAGTTAGCAATATTACTGCAGCTGGTGGTGGTATTTATACTTTAAGAACAATACTTAATGGTTGTAAATCAGATCCTGCAAGTACAACAGTAGTGGTCAACAACAACCCTAAGCCTAATGTAAGCAGCAATACTCCTGTGTGCGAAAATGCTGCTATTAACTTTACTAATACAGGTGGTGCTGTAGGAACTACCTATACGTGGACAGGACCTGGAGGGTTTACCTCGAACGGTACAGAACCTATACGTAATAATGCTAAGACAGCAGACGGAGGTAACTACGTAGTGACGGCAAAAACTGCCGAAGGCTGTGAAGGTAAAGACACTACTTATGTAGAAGTAGTAAAACTGCCGGAACAACCAAAGATAAGTACCAATAGCCCAGTGTGTGAGGAAGACGAACTGATACTTAGAGAAGAAGCAAATTCTGCCACAGACATTACTTATACATGGACAGGACCAAATAACTTTTCTACCACAGGTAAGATAACAAGTCTTAACCCAGTACAAGCACTTGCGACAGGTAGATACTTTGTAGCAGCTGGCAGAAGAGGCTGTATTTTGACTGACAGTGCCGATGTGTTCATTAAACCAAAACCATTAACGCCAAAACCGTTAAGTAATGCACCGATAACACTGGGGCAAGAAATATTCTTATCTCTAGACAACGAGCAGCCCAACACTACATATACATGGACAGGACCAGGTGGTCTTAATGTAGATGGTACTACAGCAAGCATACCAAAAGCGATCACTTCTTCCGAAGGAACATATACTATTACGGCTACATTGAATGGCTGCACCTCTTTAGCTACGATATATGTAGATGTACTGCCAATCAAACCGAATGAAGATGATCTTATACTGTACCCTAACCCTAACCACGGAAGGTTTAGAGTAAGAGGTGAGCTTACCTTTGATCAAAAACTAAGTATGGAAGTGATCAACTCCTTAGGCATGGTGGTACATAAAGAAGAGACCGAAAGTGTGAACAAACAAGTAGACCATGAAATAGTGGTGGAGGGATATCTTGCCAGTGGTGTGTACTTCTTCCGTACTAATATTAACGGAAAAAACATCACTATCAAATTCACGCTATACTAA
- a CDS encoding T9SS type A sorting domain-containing protein, with translation MKKALYTLLLLAFFAPYANASHLAGGELRYEYNGTNYTVFLTLYGDCTGVNMPTFVIVDVASASKSLSAQLTLPQTALEIVTPPCPTAPTKCHSSSSVIPGYRVAKYKATINIPNVLAADWKFSVSLSARNTSNNLASGGNLYLEATLNNVNGHNSTPYIPNTPSFYITTSTTPTVVPLQTIDPDGDSIVYDRVAPKLSATSNATYSAGGFSPTNPFGANGLYSINAANQTYSVRGGMQGFFAMAFKVREYRNGNLIGSYIRDFGIAVLAASSNNVITYPMISASSTTTVYSCPSSMDTAYTWFIDPTSTDTVFVEVDTPVIAGWTFNNSTMAGSPTGSATVWWSAPANLNPLNLPFFYIDLKVKDNGCPMTGFATYAILVKTRQCSADSVWPGDANSDNVVNLLDPLAVALSYNSIGPSRPNASNNWVAQYAPDWGSNIPLTSVNRKHADCNGDSIVNLSDLAPIVANYGLTHPKGNSANKITGAPEIFFDLSSTPLVAGFNVSVPIKMGTSGNQMKDIYGFAARVKLVTSVPLSPIAINTATSWMGNSTNTLNFNKDISNTVVDWAYARIDHQNVSGDGTIATVDFTIPTSVIGGESIVFSFENPILIDKDGKPITLYNMSDTTGIIQIQQSVANVAGAVSNAYVVPNPSGNTASLHLQLAEQDELVVNVVDVTGKLIWTESRMVDAGNNQIALPATQIASGVYFIHIQGAGGHDYKVKWVKQ, from the coding sequence ATGAAAAAAGCGCTCTATACTCTGCTCTTATTGGCCTTTTTTGCTCCATATGCCAATGCCAGTCACCTAGCTGGTGGAGAACTTAGGTATGAATATAACGGAACAAACTATACGGTCTTCCTTACTTTGTATGGAGACTGTACGGGGGTTAATATGCCCACATTTGTAATAGTTGATGTAGCCTCGGCGTCGAAAAGCTTGAGCGCACAGCTGACATTGCCACAAACGGCATTGGAGATCGTTACGCCCCCTTGCCCTACAGCACCTACAAAATGCCATAGCTCCAGTTCCGTAATACCAGGATACAGAGTGGCTAAATACAAAGCCACGATCAATATCCCTAACGTTCTTGCTGCAGACTGGAAGTTTTCTGTTTCGCTTAGCGCCAGAAATACGTCTAACAACTTAGCTTCGGGTGGCAACCTATATTTGGAGGCAACGTTGAACAATGTCAACGGTCATAACTCTACTCCATATATTCCTAATACTCCGTCTTTTTATATCACAACATCTACTACGCCTACGGTAGTGCCGTTACAAACCATAGACCCCGATGGAGATAGTATTGTCTACGACCGTGTAGCGCCAAAACTATCTGCTACGTCCAATGCTACTTATTCAGCAGGAGGGTTTAGCCCTACCAATCCTTTTGGTGCTAATGGTTTATATTCTATCAATGCCGCTAACCAAACCTATTCGGTAAGAGGCGGCATGCAAGGGTTCTTTGCCATGGCTTTCAAAGTAAGGGAATACAGGAATGGTAATCTGATAGGTTCTTATATAAGAGATTTTGGCATTGCTGTATTAGCAGCAAGCAGTAATAACGTCATCACTTATCCTATGATATCAGCAAGCAGTACCACAACGGTATATTCTTGCCCAAGTAGTATGGATACTGCATATACTTGGTTTATAGACCCTACCAGTACCGATACCGTTTTTGTTGAAGTGGACACGCCTGTAATAGCAGGGTGGACATTTAATAACAGTACTATGGCGGGCAGCCCTACAGGTAGTGCTACGGTATGGTGGTCAGCTCCAGCCAATCTTAATCCGTTGAACCTGCCATTTTTCTATATAGACCTTAAAGTGAAAGATAACGGATGCCCTATGACGGGTTTTGCTACCTATGCTATATTGGTAAAAACAAGACAATGCTCTGCGGATAGTGTATGGCCCGGCGATGCGAACAGTGATAATGTAGTAAACCTGCTCGATCCACTGGCTGTAGCTTTATCTTATAATAGCATTGGACCTTCAAGGCCAAACGCTTCTAATAATTGGGTAGCGCAATATGCTCCTGATTGGGGTAGTAATATACCATTGACATCGGTAAACAGAAAGCATGCGGATTGTAATGGAGATAGTATTGTAAACCTATCTGACCTTGCGCCGATAGTTGCCAATTATGGATTGACACACCCTAAAGGAAACTCCGCTAATAAAATCACAGGTGCTCCTGAAATATTCTTTGACCTGAGTAGTACGCCTTTGGTAGCAGGGTTTAATGTATCTGTACCTATTAAGATGGGAACATCAGGAAACCAAATGAAAGATATCTATGGTTTTGCTGCGAGAGTAAAACTGGTAACATCTGTGCCGCTTAGCCCAATAGCTATAAATACAGCTACCAGCTGGATGGGTAATAGTACTAATACGCTCAACTTTAATAAAGATATTAGTAATACCGTTGTAGACTGGGCATATGCAAGAATAGATCATCAAAATGTGAGTGGTGATGGTACCATTGCAACGGTAGACTTCACTATTCCTACTAGCGTGATCGGAGGAGAGTCTATTGTGTTCAGTTTTGAAAATCCGATACTAATAGATAAAGATGGTAAGCCGATAACGCTTTACAACATGTCAGATACAACAGGTATTATTCAAATACAACAATCGGTAGCCAATGTAGCGGGAGCAGTAAGCAATGCATATGTAGTGCCTAACCCTTCAGGCAATACAGCAAGCCTGCACTTACAACTGGCAGAGCAAGATGAATTGGTAGTAAATGTTGTAGACGTTACTGGTAAATTAATATGGACGGAAAGCCGCATGGTTGATGCAGGAAATAATCAGATAGCATTGCCTGCTACGCAGATAGCAAGTGGTGTATACTTTATACATATACAAGGTGCAGGTGGCCATGATTATAAAGTGAAGTGGGTAAAACAATAA
- a CDS encoding RNA polymerase sigma factor, producing the protein MPDTNKNTAAKDEEASYVAPHELSVLISGCMSGKRSAQKALYDKFAPQAYGIIRRYTSHKEMSDEILNDAFFKILTKIDQYQGKGSFEGWLYKIVVYTVTDHLRKYIKEKDRSDTREIEDNVEVSASIVEQISYKELLAMIHELPDTQRVVFNLHVMEQYSHKEIGTLLNITEGNSRWHLNSARKQLMKKINNHS; encoded by the coding sequence TTGCCCGATACCAATAAAAATACAGCGGCTAAAGACGAAGAAGCTTCGTACGTGGCACCTCATGAGCTGAGTGTGCTTATAAGCGGCTGTATGTCCGGTAAAAGGAGTGCACAAAAAGCTTTATACGACAAATTCGCCCCACAAGCATATGGTATTATACGTAGATATACTAGCCACAAGGAGATGTCTGATGAGATATTGAACGATGCCTTTTTTAAGATATTGACCAAGATAGACCAATACCAAGGCAAAGGTTCGTTTGAAGGTTGGCTGTATAAGATAGTGGTGTATACCGTTACCGACCATTTAAGGAAATACATAAAAGAAAAAGACAGGTCAGATACTCGAGAGATCGAAGATAACGTTGAGGTAAGTGCATCGATAGTAGAGCAGATAAGCTATAAAGAGCTGCTGGCTATGATACATGAGCTTCCTGATACGCAGAGAGTGGTGTTCAACCTGCATGTGATGGAGCAATATAGCCATAAAGAAATAGGAACATTATTAAACATAACTGAAGGTAATAGCCGATGGCATTTGAATAGTGCCCGTAAGCAATTGATGAAAAAAATTAATAACCATAGCTAG
- a CDS encoding S24 family peptidase — protein sequence MQIHQGEALQNAARMSKMGVHGLAEALGIPRSTLYYNFKKEKLDETIKLRAAKAMGITTDQLFGGAYNNPAEHYQHSTHTTGDELRLQKALGLNVENGLSVVPIMAQAGYSKHYLDPKFVDELEVMNIPNMPYRGDKYRVFEVSGDSMEPTLKEGFHVVGESVEPEYWNSTAQFYIYVVVTEDRIMVKRLYRKEGNEIFVCISDNEEFYPQFALHRSEIKELWLVKRKIDWEMPPPKRFEITV from the coding sequence ATGCAAATACATCAAGGAGAGGCATTACAAAACGCCGCAAGGATGAGTAAAATGGGCGTACACGGCCTGGCAGAGGCGCTAGGCATACCACGCAGCACACTCTATTACAACTTCAAAAAAGAAAAACTGGACGAAACCATAAAGCTCAGAGCTGCAAAAGCAATGGGCATTACTACCGACCAACTATTTGGCGGCGCCTACAACAACCCTGCTGAGCACTACCAGCATAGCACACACACTACAGGCGATGAGCTGCGTTTGCAAAAAGCACTTGGGCTTAATGTAGAAAATGGATTGAGCGTAGTACCTATTATGGCACAGGCTGGCTATAGCAAACACTACCTAGACCCAAAATTTGTAGACGAGCTAGAGGTAATGAACATACCCAACATGCCTTATCGTGGAGATAAATATCGTGTATTTGAGGTGAGCGGTGATAGTATGGAACCTACTCTTAAAGAAGGCTTCCATGTAGTGGGCGAATCTGTAGAGCCAGAATACTGGAACAGTACGGCACAGTTCTATATATATGTAGTAGTGACAGAAGATCGTATTATGGTAAAACGTCTTTACCGAAAAGAAGGCAACGAGATATTTGTATGCATTAGTGATAATGAAGAGTTCTATCCACAATTTGCCCTACACCGTAGCGAGATAAAAGAACTATGGTTGGTAAAACGTAAAATAGACTGGGAGATGCCACCACCAAAGCGTTTTGAAATAACTGTGTAA
- a CDS encoding replicative DNA helicase has protein sequence MKAQRQIAYRIQRDFDPELEQSVLGVCLIEPRAFSSVYSLLTDECFHVPEHLLVFKAIEEVWEHGAPVDLLTVARKLNDKGTAVIGGTHPADYLLRFTATVVSSAHLQHWCLLLRELAAKRMMIALQNNAYDEAMDVLEAAEEIQKALQKALEVRTTNDWIDASTAAIRLSDHMDEVQGQELIGISTTFASVDRENGGLRKGQLVVLGARPSVGKSALMGSIATQAARRGYKVGIISLEMPAQDIFGRMVSSESRVPFADIDRGRVQENAERTAVYNGMNQLAGLPIYFSDAAQVTIFDIRAKAEQLKRTHGLDMLIIDYLQLIEEVEGSRSREQAVSQISRGLKMIAMNLQIPVLALSQLNRESEHRANKQPSMADLRESGAIEQDADIIMLLHRDWRVGKYEDEQGNSTEHQADLLIPKWRNGTTMNLKLHFDAELMRFTEWQDNEWELRA, from the coding sequence ATGAAAGCACAAAGACAAATAGCCTATCGTATTCAAAGAGATTTTGACCCCGAGCTGGAACAGTCGGTACTGGGCGTATGCCTCATAGAGCCCCGCGCCTTTAGTAGTGTGTATAGCCTGCTTACCGACGAGTGCTTTCATGTGCCTGAACACCTCTTGGTCTTCAAAGCTATAGAAGAAGTGTGGGAGCATGGTGCGCCTGTAGATCTGCTCACCGTTGCACGCAAGCTCAATGATAAGGGAACTGCCGTAATAGGCGGTACGCACCCTGCTGACTATCTGTTGAGGTTCACCGCTACAGTAGTGTCTTCGGCACACCTGCAACACTGGTGCCTGCTACTGCGCGAGCTGGCTGCCAAGCGTATGATGATAGCCTTGCAAAACAATGCCTACGATGAGGCTATGGATGTGCTGGAAGCTGCCGAAGAGATACAAAAGGCGTTACAAAAAGCACTAGAGGTGCGCACTACCAACGACTGGATAGATGCCTCAACGGCTGCCATACGCCTTAGCGACCATATGGACGAGGTGCAGGGGCAAGAGCTCATAGGCATCTCCACCACCTTTGCCAGTGTAGACAGAGAGAACGGTGGCTTGCGCAAAGGGCAGCTGGTGGTGTTAGGGGCGCGCCCGTCGGTGGGCAAGAGTGCGCTGATGGGCAGCATTGCCACACAAGCAGCACGCAGGGGCTACAAGGTGGGCATCATATCGTTGGAGATGCCGGCACAAGATATCTTCGGGCGGATGGTGAGTAGCGAGAGCCGTGTGCCCTTTGCTGATATAGACCGTGGTCGGGTGCAGGAAAATGCAGAACGTACCGCCGTGTACAATGGTATGAACCAACTGGCAGGGCTGCCCATCTATTTTAGCGATGCGGCACAGGTCACCATTTTTGATATACGCGCCAAGGCAGAGCAGCTAAAAAGAACACATGGGTTGGATATGCTCATCATCGACTATCTGCAACTGATAGAAGAGGTGGAGGGCTCGCGGAGTAGGGAGCAGGCAGTATCGCAAATAAGCCGAGGACTGAAGATGATAGCCATGAACCTACAGATACCCGTGCTGGCACTCTCGCAGCTGAACCGTGAGAGTGAGCACCGTGCCAACAAACAGCCCAGCATGGCTGACCTGCGCGAGAGTGGTGCCATAGAGCAGGATGCAGATATTATAATGCTGCTGCACCGCGACTGGCGCGTGGGCAAGTATGAAGACGAGCAGGGTAATAGCACCGAGCACCAAGCCGACCTGCTGATACCCAAATGGCGCAACGGCACTACCATGAACTTGAAACTACATTTTGATGCAGAGCTGATGCGCTTTACCGAATGGCAGGATAATGAATGGGAGTTGCGGGCGTAG
- a CDS encoding helix-turn-helix transcriptional regulator: MPPKAKHVKDVKPLQLKQAAAILMKRRNIATKGEMAERIKVTPYYYSKVINGETPLTEAFLEKFLKYARAGSVNEILASKKPPRNMYEVIAEGLQTYMESKKVTQAELAVHLKTDQQILSRILHCKKKLFTPDMMIEILKLIKYKL; this comes from the coding sequence ATGCCACCCAAAGCCAAACATGTAAAGGATGTAAAGCCATTGCAATTAAAGCAAGCCGCTGCTATACTCATGAAGCGACGCAACATTGCAACCAAAGGTGAAATGGCGGAAAGAATAAAAGTGACTCCGTATTATTACTCCAAAGTTATTAATGGGGAGACACCACTTACAGAAGCTTTTTTAGAGAAGTTTTTAAAGTATGCTCGTGCTGGTAGCGTCAACGAGATACTGGCGTCTAAAAAACCACCACGTAACATGTATGAGGTGATAGCAGAGGGGTTACAAACCTACATGGAATCTAAAAAAGTAACACAAGCAGAGCTGGCAGTGCACCTAAAAACAGACCAACAGATACTAAGCCGTATACTGCATTGTAAGAAGAAACTCTTCACACCGGATATGATGATAGAAATACTAAAGCTGATCAAATACAAGCTATAA